Proteins found in one Planctomycetota bacterium genomic segment:
- a CDS encoding alpha-L-fucosidase, translating into MTPTDEIKPTWESLIASFQCPDWFRDAKFGVWSHWGPQAVPGQGDWYARHMYMPDHPIGRYHRRVYGHPSEFGYKDIVRQWKAERFDAEALVGFFADHGARYFVGQACHCDNFDLFDSRHHRWNSVNMGPGRDILGAFRDATRNAGLPWGFSEHLAWSYSWFNVNKGADKTGPYRGVPYDGNDPDNADFYFPPHDETEAQFALRPSREFVRSWQERLIDAIDRYEPDLFYTDGGVPFGDDGLKVVAHFYRAAQQRFGGPGGVFNYKDVGGRRPDFKKNTGTFVAGAGVEDLEHGVVDGISDDPWQCDTSSGPWYWMPSAAYLSPARIIQTLADVVSKNGNLLLNYTQRPDGSLDEETEWIATEVGKWLDINGESIFGTRPWKVAAEGANTFGSGEMSLLCDATFDATDARYTAKGDTRFAIAFGKPSARDGGWCFESMRGEQVDRVTLLGHGDALAWSLNDDGLVVQRPDGLRGDHAWCFKIE; encoded by the coding sequence ATGACTCCAACCGACGAGATCAAGCCGACGTGGGAATCGCTGATTGCCAGCTTCCAGTGTCCCGACTGGTTCCGTGATGCAAAGTTCGGCGTCTGGTCTCACTGGGGGCCGCAAGCGGTTCCTGGCCAAGGCGACTGGTACGCGCGGCACATGTACATGCCCGACCATCCGATCGGCCGCTACCACCGCCGCGTTTACGGACATCCGTCGGAGTTCGGCTACAAGGACATCGTCCGTCAGTGGAAGGCCGAGCGATTTGACGCCGAGGCGCTCGTCGGATTCTTTGCTGATCACGGTGCTCGCTACTTCGTCGGCCAGGCGTGTCACTGCGACAACTTCGATCTCTTCGACTCCCGTCACCATCGCTGGAACAGCGTCAACATGGGTCCCGGACGGGACATTCTGGGTGCGTTTCGTGATGCGACGCGTAACGCCGGACTGCCCTGGGGCTTTTCGGAGCATCTGGCGTGGAGCTACTCGTGGTTCAACGTCAACAAGGGTGCGGACAAGACCGGCCCCTACCGCGGCGTCCCCTACGACGGCAATGACCCGGACAACGCCGACTTCTACTTCCCGCCGCATGATGAAACCGAAGCGCAGTTCGCGCTCCGGCCATCACGAGAGTTCGTCCGCTCGTGGCAGGAGCGACTGATCGACGCCATCGACCGATACGAGCCTGACTTGTTTTACACCGACGGCGGTGTGCCATTCGGTGATGACGGACTGAAGGTCGTCGCGCACTTCTACCGAGCGGCACAGCAACGGTTCGGCGGACCGGGCGGCGTCTTCAACTACAAAGACGTTGGCGGACGTCGGCCCGACTTCAAGAAGAACACGGGCACCTTCGTCGCCGGGGCGGGAGTCGAAGACCTCGAGCACGGCGTGGTCGACGGGATCAGCGACGATCCGTGGCAGTGCGACACCTCGTCTGGCCCTTGGTACTGGATGCCGTCGGCCGCGTATCTCTCGCCCGCGCGAATCATCCAGACGCTGGCCGATGTCGTGAGCAAAAACGGCAACCTTCTGCTGAACTACACGCAGCGGCCTGACGGATCACTCGACGAGGAGACCGAGTGGATCGCGACCGAGGTTGGCAAGTGGCTCGACATCAACGGCGAATCCATTTTCGGGACGCGCCCGTGGAAGGTCGCGGCCGAGGGTGCGAACACGTTCGGGTCGGGCGAGATGAGCTTGCTTTGCGACGCGACGTTCGATGCGACGGATGCTCGCTACACCGCCAAGGGCGACACTCGGTTTGCGATCGCCTTCGGCAAGCCGTCAGCACGCGATGGCGGCTGGTGTTTCGAGTCGATGCGCGGGGAACAGGTCGATCGCGTGACGCTGCTCGGGCACGGCGACGCGCTCGCCTGGTCGTTGAACGACGACGGCCTCGTGGTCCAGCGGCCTGACGGTCTTCGCGGCGATCACGCCTGGTGCTTCAAGATCGAATAG